The following are from one region of the Sandaracinus amylolyticus genome:
- a CDS encoding IgGFc-binding protein produces the protein MGRLVVVIVALVALSACTLRDDPALTDRDAGESDASRDAQLPDAPFDAGFSCRPGVVACAGDTHYRCGEDGASRVDETTCPEACDAERGCVTCVPGSRRCDGTVSMACDDEGTGWTFGRDCADWGVACGTGGWCDDACAAAEARRSYVGCEYFATPLPNWPDLEQHGFDFRVVVTNPEPRPAQVTIYRGTRIVARESIVPGGFADIALPWIQELSFPFDGTPWQSDVVPDGAYRIVSTRPVIVAQFNPFHYVAGVEHSYSNDASLLLPVHALGTEYVGLSYPPISSTADAWPGYLALVGTTPEPANVELTPRVDVAADEGGRWPATSAGTTIRFTLARGEVATITPAVPPLCSEERPEHSDTGVCYEAAHDLTGTRIVSDRPIEAFGAHVCAYVPFDTRACDHLETTLAPLDTWGSRFETMPLRDPTTDVENLVRVVAGHDGTTLAIDPPQRGIDESLVLDAGEHVDFLLSEAVSIVSSRPVQIGQLLLGQQVRTPPLERGDPGLTILVPQQQFRDSYVFVTPTSYAPTVHGQSWVLVSREPGAEIMLDGAAIAATWTRVGDRELAIVPVSGGAHRASAGSTFGLVAYGLGEYTSYAYPAGLDLRVIPF, from the coding sequence GTGGGTCGTCTCGTCGTCGTGATCGTCGCGCTCGTGGCGCTCTCTGCGTGCACGCTGCGCGACGATCCCGCGCTCACCGATCGCGATGCCGGAGAGAGCGATGCGTCGCGCGACGCGCAGCTCCCCGACGCGCCGTTCGACGCGGGGTTCTCGTGTCGGCCCGGCGTCGTCGCGTGCGCGGGCGACACGCACTATCGCTGCGGCGAGGACGGTGCCTCGCGCGTCGACGAGACGACGTGCCCCGAGGCGTGCGACGCCGAGCGCGGCTGCGTGACGTGCGTGCCGGGATCCCGGCGCTGCGACGGCACGGTGTCGATGGCGTGCGACGACGAGGGCACCGGCTGGACCTTCGGTCGCGACTGCGCGGACTGGGGCGTCGCGTGCGGCACCGGCGGCTGGTGCGACGACGCGTGCGCGGCCGCCGAGGCGCGTCGTTCGTACGTGGGCTGCGAGTACTTCGCGACGCCGCTGCCGAACTGGCCCGATCTCGAGCAGCACGGGTTCGACTTCCGCGTCGTGGTGACGAACCCCGAGCCGCGCCCCGCGCAGGTCACGATCTATCGCGGGACGCGGATCGTCGCGCGCGAGTCGATCGTGCCGGGTGGGTTCGCCGACATCGCGCTGCCGTGGATCCAGGAGCTCTCGTTCCCGTTCGACGGGACGCCGTGGCAGAGCGACGTCGTGCCCGACGGCGCGTATCGGATCGTCTCGACGCGCCCGGTGATCGTCGCGCAGTTCAATCCGTTCCACTACGTCGCGGGCGTCGAGCACTCGTACAGCAACGACGCGTCGCTGCTCCTTCCGGTGCACGCGCTGGGCACCGAGTACGTCGGGCTCTCGTACCCGCCGATCTCGAGCACCGCCGATGCGTGGCCGGGTTATCTCGCGCTGGTCGGGACCACGCCCGAGCCCGCGAACGTCGAGCTCACGCCGCGCGTCGACGTCGCAGCCGACGAAGGCGGGCGCTGGCCCGCGACCAGCGCGGGGACGACGATCCGATTCACGCTCGCGCGCGGCGAGGTCGCGACGATCACGCCCGCGGTGCCGCCCCTCTGCAGCGAGGAGCGACCCGAGCACTCCGACACCGGCGTCTGCTACGAGGCCGCGCACGATCTCACGGGCACGCGCATCGTGAGCGATCGACCGATCGAAGCGTTCGGCGCGCACGTGTGTGCGTACGTGCCGTTCGACACCCGGGCGTGTGATCACCTCGAGACCACGCTCGCGCCGCTCGACACCTGGGGCTCGCGCTTCGAGACGATGCCGCTGCGCGATCCCACGACCGACGTCGAGAACCTGGTGCGCGTCGTCGCGGGGCACGACGGGACGACGCTGGCGATCGATCCGCCGCAGCGCGGGATCGACGAGTCGCTGGTGCTCGATGCCGGCGAGCACGTCGACTTCCTGCTCTCGGAGGCGGTCTCGATCGTCTCGAGCCGTCCGGTGCAGATCGGACAGCTCCTGCTCGGGCAGCAAGTGCGCACGCCGCCGCTCGAGCGCGGCGATCCCGGGCTCACGATCCTGGTGCCGCAGCAGCAGTTCCGCGACTCCTACGTGTTCGTGACGCCGACCTCGTACGCGCCGACGGTGCACGGTCAGTCGTGGGTGCTGGTGTCGCGCGAGCCGGGCGCGGAGATCATGCTCGACGGCGCGGCGATCGCGGCGACGTGGACGCGGGTGGGCGATCGCGAGCTCGCGATCGTGCCGGTCTCGGGCGGCGCGCACCGCGCGAGCGCGGGCTCGACGTTCGGGCTCGTCGCGTACGGGCTCGGCGAGTACACGTCGTACGCGTATCCCGCGGGGCTCGACCTGCGGGTCATCCCGTT